A window of Garciella nitratireducens DSM 15102 genomic DNA:
CTGTTTATTTTGCAGCTATTGGTGGCGCAGCTGCTTTGACAGCTAAATGTGTGAAATCTGCAAAAATCATTGCTTATGAGGATTTAGGAGCAGAGGCAATTCGAAAACTTGAAGTAGAAGATTTACCTGTCGTTGTGGTAATAGATGCACAAGGAAATAATTATTATGAAATTGGACAAAAAGAATATTTGGAAACAGAAAGTGGGTGTTAGATATGAAAATAAAAAAGCCTGCAAAGTCTGGGACTATGGAGTCCAATGATATTTATATTATGATTCAGCCAAAGGAACATGGGGGGATTACTCTTGATTTAGAAAGTATTGTTATGGATCAATTTGGGGAAAAAATTAAAGAAGTGATTTTAGAGACCTTAAAAAATCTTAAAGTAGAAAATGTACATGTAGTAGCTAAGGATAGAGGAGCTTTGGATTGTACCATTCGAGCTAGAGTAGAAACAGCAGTGAAAAGGGCAATGTAAGGGGTGATTTTATGGAAAGTCTTAGAAGATCTATGTTGTTTATGCCAGGAAATAACCCTGGTATGTTACAAAATGCAGGAATTCTTGGAGCAGATAGCGTTATATTAGATTTGGAAGATGCAGTAAGTATTAATGAAAAAGATGCAGCAAGGATTTTAGTAAGAAATGCAGTAAAAGATATAGATTTTTATGGCACCGAAGTAGTAGTAAGAGTAAATCCTTTATCAACAGATTTTGGCTTAGAAGATATAAAAGAAATTGCACCAGTAAAGCCGGATGCTCTTATGGTCACAAAAGCTACGGAAGAAGATGTAAGAACGGTAAGTGACATACTAACCAGGATAGAAAAAGAAGAAGGATTAGAACAGAAAAGCATTAAAATTTTTCCTTTAATTGAAACTGCTTATGGACTGGAACATATTCATACGATTATCGAATCTTCTGATAGAGTCATAGGAATTTTATTAGGAGCAGAAGATTTAACAGCGGATCTTGGGATCAAAAGGACAAGGGATGGAGAAGAAATTTTTTATGCAAGGAGTAAGGTAGCTGCTGCTTGTAAAGCTCATGGAATTGCTGCAATTGACACACCGTTTTCTGATATGGATGATGTAGAAGGTTTTTGTAGAGACGTTGAAAAAGCAAAATCTCTAGGATTAACAGGAAAAGCTGCTATTAATCCAAGACAAGTAGAACCCATACATGAAATTTTTGCACCTTCTCAAGAGGAAATAACCCATGCTCAGAGAGTGATTCAGGCAATGGAACAAGCGAAAAAAGAAGGAAAAGGAGTATTTTCTTTAGATGGAAAGATGGTGGATGCACCAATTATTGCAAGAGCAGAAACTACAATAAAAAAAGCCAAGCTTGCAGGCTTGTTATAGAGGAGTGAAAAAGATGGAAAATATACTTGGAAGAGAGATTCCAGAATCTATCATTGGATACAAAGAAGTAAAACCATATAAAGGTGCTTTTGCAAGCTTAGGAGAAATACAAAAAAAATCTGTAAAAATAAAAGCAATGACTCCAGGACATTCTAAGATTATTACATCCATTAAAGAGGTTCTTAGAAAGTGTGATATTCATGATGGAATGACCATTTCTTTTCATCATCATTTACGAAATGGAGATTAT
This region includes:
- the citD gene encoding citrate lyase acyl carrier protein gives rise to the protein MKIKKPAKSGTMESNDIYIMIQPKEHGGITLDLESIVMDQFGEKIKEVILETLKNLKVENVHVVAKDRGALDCTIRARVETAVKRAM
- a CDS encoding HpcH/HpaI aldolase/citrate lyase family protein, translated to MESLRRSMLFMPGNNPGMLQNAGILGADSVILDLEDAVSINEKDAARILVRNAVKDIDFYGTEVVVRVNPLSTDFGLEDIKEIAPVKPDALMVTKATEEDVRTVSDILTRIEKEEGLEQKSIKIFPLIETAYGLEHIHTIIESSDRVIGILLGAEDLTADLGIKRTRDGEEIFYARSKVAAACKAHGIAAIDTPFSDMDDVEGFCRDVEKAKSLGLTGKAAINPRQVEPIHEIFAPSQEEITHAQRVIQAMEQAKKEGKGVFSLDGKMVDAPIIARAETTIKKAKLAGLL